Proteins from one Mycobacterium sp. SMC-2 genomic window:
- a CDS encoding proton-conducting transporter membrane subunit codes for MTALLLAAILTPVGASVAVLIAGWRRATATLIVLSAVTVLGCGAALAFGVGSGTRFALGGLLRLDALSVTMLIVIGIVATLATWASIGYLDAELAHGHTDTRGARVYGALTAGFLAAMVVAVCANNIGVIWIAVEATTVITAFLVGHRRTRSALEATWKYVVICSVGIAIAFLGTVLLYYAAEHAGAPAAAALNLDVLAAHAGGLDADIARLAGGLLLIGYGAKAGLFPFHTWLADAHSQAPAPVSALMSGVLLSVAFSVLIRLKPIIGTATGPAFMRSGLLVLGLATLLIAALMLTVTPDLKRMLAYSSMENMGLIAIAAAAGTQLAIAALLLHVLAHGIGKTVLFLASGQLQAAHNSTAIADIGAVLRRSRVVGVSLAVGVIVLLGLPPFAMFASELAIVRSLADARLTWALAAGMLLVAIAFAALARNSGRILLGGPAAGPEIAVPRTVAAALFVGIAASVALGVTAGPLADLFTTAASGVGGPR; via the coding sequence ATGACCGCGTTACTGCTCGCCGCGATCCTCACCCCGGTGGGTGCGTCGGTGGCCGTCCTGATCGCCGGATGGCGCCGGGCGACCGCGACACTGATCGTCCTCTCGGCGGTGACGGTGCTCGGATGCGGTGCGGCGCTCGCGTTCGGTGTCGGATCCGGCACCCGGTTCGCACTGGGTGGGCTGCTGCGGCTGGATGCGCTGAGTGTCACCATGCTGATCGTCATCGGAATCGTTGCCACACTGGCCACCTGGGCCAGCATCGGCTACCTCGACGCCGAACTCGCGCACGGCCACACCGATACGCGCGGCGCCCGGGTGTACGGGGCCCTGACGGCCGGGTTCCTCGCGGCGATGGTTGTCGCGGTGTGCGCCAACAACATCGGCGTGATCTGGATCGCGGTCGAAGCGACCACGGTGATCACCGCCTTCCTGGTCGGGCACCGCCGCACCCGCAGCGCGCTCGAAGCGACCTGGAAATACGTCGTGATCTGCTCGGTCGGAATCGCCATCGCCTTCCTCGGCACCGTGCTGCTCTACTACGCCGCCGAGCACGCCGGTGCTCCGGCCGCCGCGGCCCTGAACCTCGACGTGCTGGCGGCACACGCCGGCGGGCTCGACGCCGACATCGCCCGCCTGGCGGGCGGGCTGCTGCTGATCGGCTACGGCGCCAAGGCGGGGTTGTTTCCATTCCACACCTGGTTGGCCGATGCCCACAGCCAGGCCCCTGCACCGGTTTCGGCGTTGATGAGCGGGGTGCTGCTGTCGGTGGCCTTCTCGGTGTTGATTCGCCTCAAGCCCATCATCGGCACGGCCACCGGACCCGCCTTCATGCGCTCGGGCCTGCTGGTGCTCGGGCTGGCAACGCTTTTAATCGCGGCCCTGATGCTGACGGTGACACCGGACCTCAAACGCATGCTCGCCTACTCCTCCATGGAGAACATGGGCCTGATCGCGATCGCCGCGGCGGCCGGAACCCAGCTGGCCATCGCCGCGCTGCTGCTGCACGTCCTCGCCCACGGGATCGGCAAGACGGTCCTCTTCCTGGCGAGCGGCCAGCTGCAGGCCGCGCATAATTCCACCGCGATCGCCGACATCGGCGCCGTGCTGCGGCGCTCCCGCGTTGTCGGCGTGTCGCTCGCCGTCGGCGTGATCGTGCTGCTCGGCCTGCCGCCCTTCGCGATGTTCGCCAGCGAGCTGGCCATCGTCCGTTCACTGGCCGACGCCCGGCTCACCTGGGCCCTCGCCGCGGGCATGCTGTTGGTGGCGATTGCCTTCGCCGCGCTGGCCCGCAACTCGGGCCGCATCCTGCTGGGCGGCCCGGCGGCCGGACCGGAAATCGCCGTGCCGCGAACGGTGGCGGCGGCGTTGTTCGTCGGAATCGCCGCATCGGTCGCCCTCGGTGTCACCGCCGGCCCGCTCGCCGACCTGTTCACCACCGCGGCCAGCGGTGTCGGGGGACCGAGGTGA
- a CDS encoding respiratory chain complex I subunit 1 family protein, translating into MSYVAGAVQVGGVMVGAPLVVGLTRQVRARWEGRAGGGILQPWRDIVKQLGKQQVTPLGTTVVFAAAPAIIAGSTLLIAAIAPLVATGSPLDASADLFAVVGLLFVGTVALALAGIDTGTSFGGMGASREITIAALVEPTILLAVFALSMPVGSANLGALVAHTITHPGQVVSLAAVLAFVALVIVIVAETGRLPVDNPSTHLELTMVHEAMVLEYAGPRLALVEWAAGMRLTVLLALLANLFAPWGIAGARPGVTEIVVGAAAVAVKVALLAGLLSTVEVFVAKLRLFRVPELLAGSFLLALLAVVAANFFVVPA; encoded by the coding sequence CTGTCCTACGTTGCGGGCGCGGTCCAGGTCGGCGGCGTCATGGTCGGCGCACCGCTGGTGGTCGGCCTGACCCGACAGGTGCGCGCCCGCTGGGAAGGCCGCGCCGGCGGCGGAATCCTGCAGCCGTGGCGCGACATCGTCAAACAGCTTGGCAAGCAACAGGTCACCCCGCTCGGGACGACGGTGGTGTTCGCGGCCGCACCCGCGATCATCGCGGGATCGACATTGCTTATTGCCGCGATCGCGCCGCTGGTCGCCACGGGATCGCCTCTGGACGCCAGCGCCGACCTGTTCGCCGTGGTGGGCCTGCTGTTCGTGGGGACCGTCGCGCTGGCCCTGGCCGGCATCGACACCGGCACCTCGTTCGGCGGTATGGGAGCTAGCCGCGAGATCACCATTGCCGCACTCGTCGAACCCACCATCTTGCTGGCCGTCTTCGCCCTGTCGATGCCGGTGGGATCGGCCAATCTCGGTGCGCTGGTGGCGCATACGATCACCCATCCCGGGCAGGTGGTGTCGCTGGCCGCGGTGCTGGCGTTTGTCGCGCTGGTGATCGTGATCGTCGCCGAAACCGGGCGACTTCCGGTGGACAACCCGAGCACGCACCTCGAGCTGACGATGGTTCACGAGGCGATGGTGCTCGAGTACGCCGGCCCCCGCCTCGCCCTGGTCGAGTGGGCCGCGGGGATGCGGTTGACCGTTCTCCTCGCGCTGCTGGCAAACCTGTTCGCGCCGTGGGGCATTGCGGGGGCCCGACCCGGTGTGACCGAGATCGTCGTCGGCGCCGCGGCGGTGGCGGTCAAGGTCGCGTTGCTGGCGGGATTGCTTTCCACCGTCGAGGTTTTCGTCGCAAAGCTGCGGCTGTTCCGGGTGCCCGAGTTGTTGGCGGGATCGTTCCTGCTGGCGCTGCTCGCGGTGGTTGCGGCCAACTTCTTCGTGGTGCCGGCATGA
- a CDS encoding NADH-quinone oxidoreductase subunit B family protein: protein MGWIGKVFGVGRITEPAAPLPAPAMKPLAGVRGSLQIRHVDAGSCNGCEVEIAGAFGPVYDAERFGARLVASPRHADALLVTGVVTHNMAGPLRATIEATPRPRRVIACGDCAIDRGVFGDAYGVVGAVGETVGVDLEIPGCPPTPSQIVAALRSVTGK, encoded by the coding sequence GTGGGCTGGATTGGCAAAGTTTTCGGGGTCGGGCGGATCACCGAGCCTGCGGCGCCGTTACCGGCGCCGGCGATGAAACCGCTTGCGGGAGTGCGGGGCTCGCTTCAGATTCGGCATGTCGACGCGGGTTCCTGCAACGGCTGTGAGGTCGAGATTGCGGGCGCGTTCGGGCCGGTCTATGACGCCGAACGGTTCGGGGCCCGCCTGGTGGCCTCCCCACGGCATGCGGACGCACTCCTGGTCACCGGTGTGGTCACGCACAACATGGCCGGCCCCTTGCGCGCGACCATCGAGGCGACACCGCGGCCACGCCGGGTGATCGCGTGTGGGGACTGCGCCATTGACCGAGGGGTGTTCGGCGACGCCTACGGTGTGGTCGGCGCGGTCGGCGAGACGGTGGGGGTAGATCTGGAGATCCCGGGATGCCCGCCGACCCCGAGCCAGATCGTCGCGGCTTTGCGGTCGGTGACCGGCAAGTGA
- a CDS encoding lsr2/espR transcriptional regulator: MSEPLYKLKAEFFKTLGHPARVRVLELLATGDKSVAELLPEVGLESSNLSQQLGVLRRAGVVEAIRDGNTVIYSIASPDIAELLMVARKVLTGVLRDRVAVLEDLRAGGAE; encoded by the coding sequence GTGTCCGAGCCGCTGTACAAGCTCAAGGCCGAGTTCTTCAAGACGTTGGGCCATCCGGCGCGCGTCAGGGTTCTCGAGCTCCTGGCGACGGGGGACAAGTCGGTCGCCGAGCTGTTGCCGGAGGTCGGGCTCGAATCATCGAATCTCTCACAGCAACTCGGCGTCCTGCGCCGGGCCGGCGTAGTTGAGGCGATCAGGGACGGCAACACGGTGATCTACTCGATCGCCTCGCCGGATATCGCCGAGCTGCTGATGGTGGCGCGCAAGGTGCTTACCGGGGTGCTCAGGGACCGCGTGGCGGTCTTGGAGGACCTGCGTGCCGGCGGCGCGGAGTAA
- a CDS encoding alpha/beta fold hydrolase, whose protein sequence is MPGDLLTCRGGQGEPLVLVHGLMGRGTTWSRQLPWLTRLGAVYTYDALWHRGRGVDDPHPISTERFVADLADAVRTLQTPVKLVGHSMGALHSWCLAAERPELVSALVLEDMAPDFRGRTTGPWEPWLHALPVEFDSAERIFDEFGPVAGRYFLEAFDRTETGWRLHGHTARWIEIAAEWGARDYWDQWRAVRAPALLIEAGNSVTPPGQMRAMTANDSATRYLRVEGAGHLVHDEAPQEYREAVESFLANLSGSSTF, encoded by the coding sequence ATGCCCGGTGATCTGCTGACTTGCCGCGGGGGGCAAGGCGAGCCGTTGGTGCTGGTGCATGGCCTGATGGGGCGGGGCACCACGTGGTCGCGGCAGTTGCCGTGGCTGACTCGGCTGGGCGCCGTGTACACGTATGACGCCCTGTGGCATCGGGGCCGCGGCGTCGACGACCCGCACCCGATCAGCACCGAACGGTTCGTGGCCGACCTGGCGGACGCGGTGAGAACACTTCAAACACCGGTCAAATTGGTCGGGCATTCGATGGGCGCCCTGCACTCGTGGTGTTTGGCCGCGGAGCGTCCGGAGCTGGTTTCCGCGCTGGTGCTCGAGGACATGGCCCCGGACTTCCGTGGGCGCACCACCGGTCCATGGGAGCCGTGGCTGCATGCCCTCCCAGTCGAATTCGACTCAGCAGAGCGGATATTCGATGAGTTCGGGCCGGTTGCTGGGCGGTATTTCCTGGAGGCCTTCGACCGCACCGAAACCGGTTGGCGGCTGCACGGCCACACCGCGCGGTGGATCGAGATCGCCGCCGAATGGGGCGCCCGCGACTACTGGGACCAGTGGCGGGCGGTGCGCGCGCCGGCGCTGCTCATCGAGGCCGGCAACTCCGTTACGCCGCCCGGCCAGATGCGGGCGATGACCGCAAACGATTCCGCGACACGCTACCTGCGGGTGGAGGGCGCCGGTCACCTGGTTCACGACGAAGCGCCGCAGGAGTACCGCGAGGCGGTCGAGTCATTCTTGGCCAACTTATCCGGCTCGTCCACGTTCTGA
- the mhuD gene encoding mycobilin-forming heme oxygenase MhuD has translation MPPVVKINAIEVPADAGPELEKRFAHRAHAVDNQPGFLGFQLLRPIKGENRYFVVTQWESEEAFQAWAQGPAIQAHAGERANPVATGASLLEFEVVMDVAGSKQAG, from the coding sequence ATGCCGCCAGTGGTGAAGATCAACGCAATCGAAGTACCCGCCGACGCCGGCCCGGAACTGGAGAAGCGGTTCGCGCACCGGGCGCACGCGGTCGACAACCAACCCGGCTTCCTCGGGTTTCAGCTGCTGCGCCCGATCAAGGGCGAGAACCGCTACTTCGTCGTGACGCAGTGGGAATCCGAAGAGGCATTTCAGGCGTGGGCGCAAGGGCCTGCCATCCAGGCGCACGCCGGTGAGCGGGCCAACCCTGTGGCCACCGGCGCCTCGCTGCTGGAATTCGAGGTTGTGATGGACGTTGCCGGCAGCAAGCAGGCCGGCTAG
- a CDS encoding Cpe/LpqF family protein (Related to clavulanate biosynthesis protein Cpe, which has an isomerase-like N-terminal domain and a beta-lactamase-like C-terminal domain.): MPAASRPASGLSARRRALALGVATALVVTFAPGCAPSPSPQANAANPGRQIDVRTPPGVRAQQTLDMLNSDWPIGPVGVGTLAAPDMVKSVETTMEGLWWDRPFTLNGVDLGASVATLHLTSSYGARQDIRIHTDDGGRVDRFDLETQPPKINSWHDIDSVLSKTGARYSYQVAKVDDGHCDPVAGTNTGEPLPLASIFKLYVLHALAGAIKDGTVSWNDQLTVTDKSRAVGSSGLALPAGAHVSVQTAAEKMIATSDNMATDLLIGKLGTHAIEQALATAGHHDPASMTPFPTMYELFSVGWGKPDLRTQWQHGSPQVRAQLLAQANSTPYEPDPTRAHTPASSYGAEWYGNAEDICRIHAALQADAVGKAAPVRQILSAVSGIQLDPNVWPYVGAKAGGLPGDLTFSWYAVDKTQQPYVVSFQLNWTRDHGPTVTGWMLQVAKQAFALIAPQ; encoded by the coding sequence TTGCCGGCAGCAAGCAGGCCGGCTAGCGGGCTTTCGGCCCGGCGCCGCGCGCTGGCGTTGGGTGTCGCCACCGCACTGGTAGTCACGTTCGCGCCCGGTTGCGCCCCCTCGCCCTCCCCGCAGGCGAACGCGGCCAATCCCGGCCGGCAGATCGACGTCCGGACGCCGCCCGGTGTCCGGGCCCAGCAGACGCTGGACATGCTTAACTCGGACTGGCCCATCGGCCCCGTCGGGGTCGGCACGCTGGCCGCGCCCGACATGGTCAAGTCGGTGGAGACCACCATGGAGGGGCTGTGGTGGGACCGCCCGTTCACCCTCAACGGTGTCGATCTGGGCGCCAGCGTGGCCACGTTGCACCTGACGTCCTCCTACGGTGCGCGACAAGACATCCGCATCCACACCGACGACGGCGGGCGGGTCGATCGGTTCGACCTCGAGACGCAGCCGCCGAAGATCAACTCGTGGCACGACATCGACTCGGTATTGAGCAAGACCGGTGCCCGCTATTCCTACCAGGTCGCCAAGGTTGATGACGGACACTGCGACCCGGTTGCGGGCACCAACACCGGTGAACCTTTGCCGCTGGCTTCAATTTTCAAGTTGTACGTGCTGCACGCCCTCGCGGGCGCCATCAAGGACGGAACGGTCTCCTGGAACGATCAGCTGACCGTCACCGACAAGAGCCGAGCGGTGGGCTCGTCCGGTTTGGCACTGCCTGCGGGAGCTCATGTTTCGGTCCAGACGGCCGCCGAGAAGATGATCGCCACCAGCGACAACATGGCGACCGATCTGCTGATCGGGAAGCTGGGCACCCACGCCATCGAGCAAGCGCTCGCCACGGCCGGCCACCACGACCCGGCCAGCATGACGCCGTTCCCAACGATGTACGAGCTGTTCTCGGTCGGCTGGGGTAAGCCGGACCTGCGCACCCAGTGGCAGCACGGGTCACCGCAAGTCCGCGCCCAGCTGCTGGCGCAAGCGAATTCGACTCCGTATGAACCCGATCCGACCCGCGCCCACACCCCCGCGTCGTCTTACGGCGCGGAGTGGTACGGCAACGCCGAGGACATCTGCCGGATTCACGCGGCGCTGCAGGCCGATGCCGTCGGCAAGGCCGCACCGGTCAGGCAGATCCTCTCGGCGGTGTCGGGCATCCAGCTGGACCCCAATGTCTGGCCCTACGTCGGCGCGAAAGCCGGTGGCCTGCCGGGTGATCTGACCTTCAGCTGGTACGCCGTCGACAAGACGCAGCAGCCGTACGTGGTCAGCTTCCAGCTCAACTGGACACGCGACCACGGGCCGACCGTGACCGGGTGGATGCTGCAGGTAGCGAAGCAGGCCTTCGCGTTGATCGCACCCCAATAG
- a CDS encoding HNH endonuclease signature motif containing protein: MSSTASAEAVVVSPKERLEVLFEELAELTGQRNAIDGRIVEIVAEIDREQLWGGTGARSVPALVAWTTGCSPGNAQTIATVASRLEEFPRCAAGMREGRLSLDQVGVIAGRAGEGSDEHYAQLAHVATVTQLRTAVKLEPRPDPDSRPQPQPSITTTTPDEQFSCYRITLAQPDAATFDAALASHREALIAEWKHDHDNGQGASDQRPPLPGTLEAFLRLVEAGWDAEATRRPHGQHTTVVVHLDVAQRAAALHLGPLLSDAERQYLTCDATAEVWFERDGQVIGAGRASRVINRRLRRALEYRDRMCVVPGCGATRGLHAHHIRHWEDGGPTELANLVLVCPYHHRSHHRGVITITGPAHTLTVTDDAGQALSPGSLARPPTQPPPAVPPCPGPTGERAQWWWYDPFQPQPQPPPTPN; this comes from the coding sequence ATGTCTTCGACCGCATCTGCTGAGGCCGTGGTGGTGAGTCCTAAAGAGCGCCTTGAGGTGCTGTTCGAGGAGTTGGCGGAGTTGACCGGTCAGCGCAACGCCATCGATGGGCGCATCGTGGAGATTGTCGCCGAGATCGATCGTGAGCAGTTGTGGGGAGGCACGGGGGCGCGCTCGGTGCCGGCGTTGGTGGCCTGGACGACGGGCTGCTCGCCGGGGAATGCGCAGACGATCGCCACCGTCGCGAGCCGGCTGGAGGAGTTTCCGCGCTGTGCTGCGGGCATGCGGGAGGGTCGGCTGTCGCTGGATCAGGTCGGCGTCATCGCGGGGCGCGCCGGTGAGGGATCTGATGAGCACTACGCGCAGCTGGCGCACGTCGCCACGGTCACCCAGCTGCGCACCGCGGTCAAGCTCGAACCGCGACCCGACCCCGATTCCCGGCCGCAACCGCAGCCCTCGATCACCACGACCACCCCCGACGAGCAGTTCAGCTGCTACCGGATCACCCTTGCGCAGCCCGACGCGGCGACGTTCGACGCCGCCTTGGCGTCTCATCGTGAGGCGCTGATCGCCGAATGGAAACACGACCACGACAACGGCCAGGGCGCCTCCGATCAGCGGCCGCCGTTGCCGGGCACCCTCGAGGCGTTTCTGCGCCTGGTCGAGGCCGGGTGGGATGCCGAGGCCACCCGCCGGCCCCACGGGCAGCACACCACCGTGGTGGTGCACCTCGACGTGGCCCAGCGCGCCGCGGCGCTGCATCTGGGTCCGCTGCTGTCCGACGCCGAACGCCAATATTTGACCTGTGATGCCACGGCTGAGGTGTGGTTCGAACGCGACGGTCAGGTCATCGGCGCCGGCCGGGCCAGCCGGGTGATCAACCGGCGGTTGCGCCGCGCGCTGGAGTATCGCGACCGCATGTGCGTGGTTCCCGGTTGCGGCGCCACCCGGGGCCTGCACGCCCATCACATCCGGCACTGGGAAGACGGCGGCCCCACCGAGCTGGCCAACCTCGTTTTGGTCTGTCCCTATCATCACCGGTCGCACCACCGCGGCGTCATCACCATCACCGGACCCGCACACACTCTCACCGTCACCGACGACGCCGGCCAAGCACTGAGCCCGGGATCACTGGCCCGCCCACCCACCCAACCCCCACCCGCCGTGCCACCCTGCCCCGGACCCACCGGCGAACGCGCCCAATGGTGGTGGTACGACCCCTTCCAACCCCAACCCCAACCACCACCAACACCCAACTAG
- a CDS encoding histidine phosphatase family protein: MTEVARLILVSHAMTDAMVAARFPADEPLNDMGRRRVKKAGRLDVPKGTRQLAGPEQRARETAQLLGLHATTEPRLADLHCGGWCGQTLQAVGPADLETWLTDPARAPHGGESILDLIQRVGGWLESLTDEASRAVAVTHPAVIRAAVVHSLDAPPESFWRIDIAPVSRTLLHFRNGRWTLRL; this comes from the coding sequence GTGACGGAGGTCGCCCGGCTGATCCTGGTATCGCACGCGATGACCGATGCCATGGTGGCCGCGCGTTTCCCCGCCGACGAGCCGCTGAACGACATGGGCCGCCGGCGTGTCAAAAAGGCGGGGCGCCTTGATGTTCCGAAAGGCACGCGGCAACTGGCGGGACCCGAGCAGCGTGCTCGGGAGACCGCGCAGCTGCTGGGTCTGCATGCCACAACCGAGCCGCGGTTGGCCGACCTGCATTGCGGGGGATGGTGCGGGCAGACGCTGCAGGCCGTCGGACCCGCGGACCTCGAGACGTGGCTGACCGATCCGGCGCGGGCCCCGCACGGCGGTGAGTCGATCCTCGACCTGATCCAACGGGTGGGCGGCTGGCTGGAGTCTCTCACCGACGAAGCGTCGCGCGCCGTGGCGGTGACACATCCGGCGGTGATTCGCGCCGCCGTTGTGCACAGCCTCGATGCTCCCCCGGAGTCGTTCTGGCGCATCGATATTGCGCCGGTGAGTCGCACCTTGCTGCATTTCCGAAACGGCCGCTGGACGCTGCGTTTGTAA
- a CDS encoding CbtA family protein yields MEKRLIGRGLLAGALGAVLAFVFARLCAEPVIGRAIAFEDGRTDAENAHGVHEHGAELFSRGVQSSAGLGFGVLIFGVAMGALFAVLFCVVAPRARNVGPRALSLLLAAAAFVAVYLVPFVKYPPNPPAVGQADTIGARTGWYLVMVLASVALAIAVVWLARSLTARFGAWNGRMLAAGAYVAAVAAVMVLLPNVDETPEPLRDASGAIVYPGFPADVLYDFRLLSLATQLVLWVTIGVVFATLAGRLLGQRAESGRASSIAA; encoded by the coding sequence GTGGAGAAGCGTCTGATCGGACGCGGCCTGTTGGCCGGTGCACTCGGCGCGGTGCTGGCGTTCGTCTTCGCCCGCCTGTGCGCCGAGCCGGTGATCGGCCGCGCCATCGCGTTCGAGGACGGACGAACCGACGCCGAGAACGCTCATGGCGTGCACGAGCACGGCGCCGAGTTGTTCAGCCGCGGCGTGCAGTCCAGCGCCGGTTTGGGCTTCGGTGTGCTCATCTTCGGCGTCGCGATGGGCGCGCTGTTCGCCGTGCTGTTCTGCGTCGTCGCCCCGCGCGCGAGAAACGTTGGTCCGCGCGCCCTTTCGCTGCTGTTGGCGGCGGCCGCGTTCGTCGCGGTGTATCTGGTGCCGTTCGTGAAGTATCCGCCGAATCCACCGGCGGTGGGTCAGGCCGACACGATCGGGGCGCGCACCGGGTGGTATCTGGTGATGGTGCTGGCTTCGGTGGCGCTGGCCATCGCGGTGGTGTGGCTGGCGCGCTCGCTGACGGCGCGGTTCGGAGCGTGGAACGGGCGGATGCTGGCGGCTGGCGCCTACGTCGCGGCGGTTGCGGCGGTGATGGTGTTGCTACCGAACGTGGACGAGACACCCGAACCGCTGCGCGACGCGTCGGGCGCGATCGTCTATCCCGGCTTTCCCGCCGACGTTCTCTACGATTTCCGGTTGTTGTCTCTGGCCACGCAATTAGTGCTGTGGGTGACCATCGGCGTGGTGTTCGCGACCCTCGCCGGCCGGCTGCTCGGGCAGCGCGCCGAGAGCGGACGGGCATCGAGCATCGCGGCGTGA
- a CDS encoding CbtB-domain containing protein has protein sequence MPNPELTGGRTRSVDLSAASAAVWLAATAFLALLALYFVGVDQGAVSLFGSDSHVHEFVHDARHLLGFPCH, from the coding sequence GTGCCCAATCCCGAGCTAACCGGCGGCCGTACCCGATCGGTCGATCTGTCAGCGGCCAGCGCCGCGGTCTGGTTGGCGGCAACCGCCTTCCTGGCGCTGCTGGCGCTGTATTTCGTCGGCGTCGACCAGGGCGCGGTTTCGCTGTTCGGCAGCGATTCGCACGTGCACGAGTTCGTGCACGACGCGCGGCACCTGCTCGGCTTCCCCTGCCACTGA
- a CDS encoding YbjQ family protein, producing the protein MLIVTTNDLPGWEIQRVCGEVFGLTVRSRNAFSQMGAGFKAMFGGELQGMTKNLAESRNEAMGRLIAEARNRGGNAIVAMRFDTTEIGDVWTEICAYGTAVQAVPVTEAAQYTAAQLGYGAAPPQH; encoded by the coding sequence GTGCTGATCGTGACCACCAACGACCTCCCTGGCTGGGAGATCCAGCGCGTCTGCGGCGAGGTGTTTGGGCTGACCGTCCGCTCCCGAAACGCGTTCTCCCAGATGGGCGCGGGCTTCAAGGCCATGTTCGGCGGCGAGCTTCAGGGGATGACGAAGAACCTGGCCGAGAGCCGCAACGAGGCGATGGGGCGGCTGATCGCCGAGGCGCGCAATCGCGGGGGCAACGCGATCGTCGCAATGCGCTTCGACACCACCGAGATCGGCGACGTGTGGACCGAGATCTGCGCCTACGGCACGGCGGTCCAGGCGGTCCCGGTCACCGAGGCCGCCCAGTACACGGCCGCCCAGCTGGGCTACGGTGCCGCGCCGCCACAGCATTGA